A genome region from Acidobacteriota bacterium includes the following:
- a CDS encoding isocitrate dehydrogenase (NAD(+)) has translation MTHKITLIPGDGIGPEISGAVVRIIEASGVDIEWESYIAGAEALARFGDPLPDNVLESIRRNKVALKGPLTTPVGKGFASVNVRLRKTLDLYANLRPVRTLPAIKTPFGDLDLIIVRENTEGLYAGLEHMVIPGVAQSLKIITEKASTRIARFAFELARRDGRKRITCIHKANIMKLSDGLFLDCFRAVAADYPDIRADDRIVDNACMQLVMNPQQFDMLLLENLYGDIVSDLAAGLVGGLGVVPGANIGELGAVFEAVHGSAPDIAGKNLANPTALLQSGIQMLRYLGERTAADLIEKALFHTLSSKNVRTRDLGGTAHTTEYTEAIVASMKELGG, from the coding sequence ATGACACACAAAATCACCCTCATTCCCGGCGACGGCATCGGGCCGGAGATCTCAGGCGCGGTCGTGCGCATCATCGAAGCCAGTGGCGTTGACATCGAATGGGAGAGCTACATCGCAGGGGCTGAGGCGCTCGCGCGCTTTGGCGATCCGCTGCCGGACAACGTGCTCGAATCCATCCGGCGCAACAAGGTCGCCTTGAAAGGGCCGCTGACCACGCCGGTCGGCAAAGGCTTCGCCAGCGTCAACGTGCGTTTGCGCAAGACCCTAGACCTTTACGCCAACCTGCGCCCGGTGCGCACACTGCCCGCGATCAAGACGCCCTTTGGCGACCTCGATCTGATCATTGTGCGCGAAAACACCGAGGGGCTTTATGCCGGGCTGGAGCACATGGTCATCCCCGGTGTGGCGCAAAGTTTGAAGATCATCACCGAGAAGGCTTCGACGCGCATCGCGCGGTTCGCCTTCGAACTAGCGCGCCGCGATGGCCGCAAGCGGATCACTTGCATCCACAAGGCCAATATCATGAAGCTTTCCGACGGCCTGTTCCTGGACTGCTTCCGTGCGGTCGCGGCGGACTATCCTGACATCCGGGCCGACGACCGGATCGTGGACAACGCCTGCATGCAACTGGTGATGAACCCGCAGCAATTCGATATGCTGTTGCTGGAAAACCTGTATGGCGACATCGTTTCTGACTTGGCGGCTGGCCTGGTCGGCGGCCTGGGTGTCGTGCCGGGCGCTAACATTGGCGAACTGGGCGCGGTGTTTGAAGCCGTGCACGGCAGCGCACCCGACATTGCGGGCAAGAATCTAGCTAACCCGACGGCGCTGTTGCAATCTGGGATTCAGATGTTGCGCTATCTGGGCGAACGCACGGCTGCCGATTTGATTGAAAAAGCGTTGTTTCACACCCTGTCGTCAAAGAACGTCCGCACACGCGATCTGGGCGGCACGGCGCATACGACGGAGTACACCGAAGCGATTGTAGCTTCGATGAAAGAGCTGGGCGGTTGA
- a CDS encoding cupin domain-containing protein: protein MNHKDVLANLRFSAEKMQKLNLFETRNFFCDVYCLEPGQAQKAHAHADEDKLYYVLNGRGTFQVGEEFEELGEQQIVFAPAGSVHGVKNASAERLTLLVFMTPNPNFK from the coding sequence ATGAATCACAAAGATGTGCTCGCAAACCTGCGCTTTTCCGCTGAAAAGATGCAGAAGTTGAACCTGTTTGAAACCAGGAATTTTTTCTGCGACGTGTACTGCCTGGAACCGGGGCAGGCGCAAAAGGCGCACGCCCACGCGGATGAAGACAAGCTCTATTACGTGCTCAACGGGCGCGGCACGTTTCAAGTGGGCGAAGAGTTTGAAGAATTGGGCGAGCAGCAAATCGTGTTCGCCCCGGCAGGTTCAGTGCACGGCGTGAAAAACGCCAGTGCCGAACGGCTGACGCTGCTCGTGTTTATGACGCCCAATCCGAATTTCAAATAA
- the queD gene encoding 6-carboxytetrahydropterin synthase QueD produces the protein MLHEVMIQMSFSSAHYLRDYVGKCANLHGHNYKVEVHARGRQLNQIGMLIDFADLKVATGKVVDYLDHRNINDLPPFEREINSTAEEIAAYFLREVGAQINNDRLQVYKVRLWETDNCVVSCSID, from the coding sequence ATGTTGCACGAAGTCATGATCCAGATGAGTTTTTCGTCGGCGCATTACCTGCGCGATTACGTAGGCAAATGCGCCAACCTGCACGGACACAATTACAAGGTCGAAGTCCACGCGCGGGGCCGCCAACTCAACCAAATTGGCATGTTGATTGATTTCGCTGACCTGAAAGTGGCGACCGGCAAAGTAGTGGATTATCTGGATCATCGCAACATCAACGACCTGCCGCCCTTTGAGCGCGAGATCAATTCGACTGCCGAAGAGATTGCCGCTTACTTCCTGCGTGAAGTCGGCGCGCAAATCAACAACGACCGGCTTCAGGTTTACAAGGTGCGCCTCTGGGAAACCGACAACTGCGTCGTCAGTTGCTCGATTGATTAA